ACTCTCCTGTGAAGTATGGTCCGCAAATCCGCGTGCCATAGATGCCCTCCCCGTGAGTGCCGATCCATTCTCCAAGGGCTTGAATGCTTCGGACTGCCCCTTTTGGAAGACGTCCGTCCGGTTGTGGTCCCACATTCAGTGCCAGATTACCGCCCTTGGATACGACCTCAAGCAGAATATGCGCTAACTGTCTTGCTGACTTATACTGATCATCATATCCAAACGCAAAGGAATTGCCCACCGTTATACAGCTCTCCCAAGGAATATTCATTGGATGCTCCGGGATGGTCTGCTCTGGAGTTACGATATTTTCATACGGTCCGCCTACTGTGCGATCAGCTGCGAGGAGCCACGGCTGAGTTGTCTGACGCGCTCGCTCCACCACTTCGCCCAATCGGATATCCTGACCGTGTCGGCCTTCACGTACCCAGCCTGCATCCAGCCACAGACATTCAATTCGTCCGTAGTTGGTCAGCAGCTCCATAATTTGCTCATGCGTGAACTCCACGAATTTCTCCCACAGCCATGGATACGCTTTCGGATCATAGGATGGTCCACGCCACATATGGCTTCCGCGCTCCATACCAGGTGTCCAGTAATATGGCGTATGCCAGTCCGCTTTGGAGAAGTAAGCCGAGATGCCAAGTCCCTTGGCACGAAAAGCGTCAAAAAGCGCCCGGCATATATCCGCATACTTATGGGTGTGAAAAGGAGTATCCTTGCCCGTGATGCGATAATCGGTGGTATGTGTATCCCACATGCAGAAACCATCATGATGTTTGGTGGTGAACAGGAAATATTTGAACCCGTTATCAGCGGCCATCTGTGCCCACTCTTCAGGCTGAAAGCGAATGGGATTGAAGGTTTTGTTGAGATCAAAGTACTCCTGCTTGAAATGCTCCATGTCGTCAGTCCAGTCGATATCATTGCGCGACCAATCGCCATCCTCGTCACTTAACGCCCAGGACTCCACGAGTCCAAGCTGAGAATAGGGACCCCAATGCATCATCAGCCCCAGCTTCTGATCCTTGAACCACTCAAGTCGTTCATTCAGCAACGGATCTTCAGGCTTCACCCATTCCTCTTCTTTGCTAAAGTTGTGCACCCCGGCTTCGACAACCTGCTCTTCCTGTTCCAGCACCGTATCTTTGGTTTCGCTCATCCCGTTCATCTCCTTTGGATTGGATGTCATACGCTGAATAAATAGCATTACACTGGACCACTGCGCGGTCAAAACAATCTTCCGATCGCTGTTATCCCCAGATTTTTTCGATTCCCTTTCCTAAGGGGAAAATCCGGGGATAAAGGCGAGCGCTCCGCTTCTTCAGATTCGTTCTGCCCTCTCCGTTATTGTGTAAATATTTCGTTCAACTAAGAAAGACATATTAAGCCCAGTCATTTCGATTGCAGTGCATTCTTCAGATTGGTTCTAACTCCATTTCGGCGAAATGTTTGGTTCAACAAGTATAGACTTGTTAGACCTCACTACTTCGAGCGGCGTTGCCATTTTCGGATCGCAACAGCATATTTACAGTGAAATCTCTCGTCCTTCTCGTGCGGACTCGTAGATGGCACAGAGGATTTTCATGATTTCAACGCCATCCTCAACGGGGCTTAGCGTCTCTTTGCGTCCTTGGGTACTGTCGATAAAATGATTGACTTCATTACGGAAAGAACCTGCGAAATCAAGGGATTTGAAATCCACCTGTGGCGTCATGTTCAAAATGGTATCGAATTTCTCACCAATCAGTGAAATTTCCGGTTCCAGTTCAGCTCCACCTTTATCGCCATAGAGTCTGACCGAAGTTTCATCCTGCTTCGCGTGCAGTGTGAAGCTTACATCCACCAGCAGGCTGGCCCCGTTCTCGAAACGAATCAACGCATTCGCCATATCCTCTACGGTGTTTTTGTTCGCATCATAGTCCGCTGCCTGGTAGAACGACAGATTACGGATATTGGCACGGTTACCCAATCGATTGGAAACATTCGCAGACACGGTTTTCACCTTCGGTTTGCCCATCAGGTACCAGGAGATATCAATAATATGAACACCAATATCGATCAACGGGCCGCCGCCAGAACGTTCCACATCTGCAAACCAGCCGCCCGGATTTCCCAAACGCCGCAGACAGGATGCCTTGGCATAATAGATCTCTCCCAGCTCGCCTTCATCAATGAACTTCTTCAGGATCTGCGCATTGTCACTATAGCGGCGTACAAAGCCA
Above is a window of Paenibacillus sp. E222 DNA encoding:
- a CDS encoding Gfo/Idh/MocA family protein; this encodes MSKLKIAVIGAGSISDFHLQAYDSNPEVEIYAICDLNEARAKEAAKKYNATHVFTDYKELLGLPEIHSVSICTWNDTHAEISIAALDAGKNVLCEKPLCQTVEDALEVEKAVHRSGKLLQVGFVRRYSDNAQILKKFIDEGELGEIYYAKASCLRRLGNPGGWFADVERSGGGPLIDIGVHIIDISWYLMGKPKVKTVSANVSNRLGNRANIRNLSFYQAADYDANKNTVEDMANALIRFENGASLLVDVSFTLHAKQDETSVRLYGDKGGAELEPEISLIGEKFDTILNMTPQVDFKSLDFAGSFRNEVNHFIDSTQGRKETLSPVEDGVEIMKILCAIYESAREGREISL
- a CDS encoding alpha-L-fucosidase, with the protein product MSETKDTVLEQEEQVVEAGVHNFSKEEEWVKPEDPLLNERLEWFKDQKLGLMMHWGPYSQLGLVESWALSDEDGDWSRNDIDWTDDMEHFKQEYFDLNKTFNPIRFQPEEWAQMAADNGFKYFLFTTKHHDGFCMWDTHTTDYRITGKDTPFHTHKYADICRALFDAFRAKGLGISAYFSKADWHTPYYWTPGMERGSHMWRGPSYDPKAYPWLWEKFVEFTHEQIMELLTNYGRIECLWLDAGWVREGRHGQDIRLGEVVERARQTTQPWLLAADRTVGGPYENIVTPEQTIPEHPMNIPWESCITVGNSFAFGYDDQYKSARQLAHILLEVVSKGGNLALNVGPQPDGRLPKGAVRSIQALGEWIGTHGEGIYGTRICGPYFTGEWAFTRKENLNVSYAFRLYRSENEAVQSQVVIPYMEKVERIELVGTDDVLSFQRTEDGLAVELPQAAVTEVAPITLTFRLFTNQ